AATATTTTTTTGACATCTATATAACGGGCACCTGTAATTGTTATTTGTTTTACATAAAACTGCGGTAAAAGTGAAATGGCGGCCAGCACAAAGGCGATAATGCCGTAAACTGCGAGTCGTTTGGCTATGTATTGGCCATAACGTATGGTCCATACGTGCAAGCGGCGGGGCAAAAAACGCTTGTGACGTTTACTGCTTTCTTTCTGGGTCGCTTGGGCTAGTCGCATTTGGTGGGCTTGAAATGGGCTTAGCTCTTCTTTGGTTTTTGCCGGGCGGGGCTGTTCAGTGGCGACGGTTGCGCCCGGGGCATTGGTTGCGCCCGGGACATTGGCTGCGCTCGGCGCATTGGTTGCGCCCGGGACATTGGCTGCGCCCGGGACATTGGCTGCGCTCGGCGCATTGGCTGCGCCCGGGGTGGCGACGGTTGCGCCCGGGGCATTGGTTGCGCCCGGGACATTGGCTGCGCCCGGGACATTGGCTGCGCTCGGCGCATTGGCTGCGCCCGGGGTGGCGACGGTTGCGCCCGGGGCATTGGCTGCGCCCGGGGCATTGGCTGCGCCCGGGACATTGGCTGCGCTCGGCGCATTGGCTGCGCCCGGGACATTGGCTGCGCTCGGCGCATTGGCTGCGCCCGGGCCATTGGCTGCGCACGGGGCATTGGCTGCGCCCGGGACATTGGCTGCGCTCGGCGCATTGGCTGCGCCCGGGGTGGCGGTCGGGTAAACTGAGACTTTTCTAACCGGACTCTCAGTCGTCGGCATGCTATGCAAATTATAGGAGCCTTGCGTAGCGTATGACGGCGTGGTCGGAAGTCCGGTCACATTCCGGCGTACGGGTTGCGCCTGCGACACCGCTGAAGCAGTTGAAGTGGCTGAAGAAGCTGAAACGCTTGTTGGATAATTTGTGGGGTAACCGGAAGTTTCTCTTTCCATACCATCATTAGCCGGGGTGCCTGACAGACCGACTCTCGCCGTGCGCAAAGAATCGCTGTTCATAACAGGCGCTTGCGAAACGGCTTCCAGAGATCCGGTGGCATCTTTTTTAACTTGCGGTTTTTTCTTCATATCAGATTATTTTAGCATAGTTTTAAAAATAATTTCGACAATCTCAGCCGCGGCCGGCCGATTGGCTAAGGACTCCGCTGCTGTACTGCGTTCATCCCAAGCCGATGCGTTTTGGACAAAATCCGTCAAAACTTCCTGCATAGTCGAGGCGTTCCAGTCTTTATCCGCATACATAAGTGCCGCTCCGCCGTGAACGAGGGCTTGGGCATTGTAGGTTTGATGGTCACCAGCAGCATATGGATAGGGAATCAAAACCGATGGTTTGCCCATAGCGGCTAATTCAGCACAGGTAACAGCTCCAGCCCGACCAATTATCAAGTCGGCTGCAGCCATATACGTAGGCATATTATTCAAATAGGGTTCAATTCGTAAAAACGGCATGTCCGGCCAATCCTGCACCATACGTTTGGCGGCCTCGTAGCGACGACTGCCGGTAGCCAAAATTATATATGGGCCTTTATATGTCGTAGTTTGTGCCTTTTCCGCGGTCACAACGCTGTCCTGCTGTTTCGCCCACTCCAACGCCGCCAGATTCAAGCTTCTGGCTCCAAGGCTACCACCGCTAATCAAAATAATCGGCCGATCAAGCGGCAGCTCCAATTCTCGTCGAGCACCTAATTTAGCGACTGCTGTTCCCAACGAAAAAAATTCCGGGCGTACCGGATTTCCGGTTACAAAAATTTGTCCCTTAGTTCTAAAATAGCGTTCAGCCGCCGCAAAGCCCAAACACACCGCCGCCGCATGGTAAGCCGTGAGCCGATTACTGCGGCCAGGATAAGCGTTTTGCTCATGGACAAGATACGGTACTTTCAGCTTGTGGGCAGCTCCCAGCATGGGCGCGCAAACATATCCTCCTGTGCCGATGACAGCCAACGGACTGTATTGCTTAATAAGGCTAGTACATTCCTTGCGCCCCTGCCGATATTCATTGCAAGCAGCAAAAAACCGCATGCTCGGCCGTGTCGGGAACGGCGCTGCTTTTACCGGGATGAAATCGAAACCTGCCTGCGGCACCACTTTTGCTTCTAGGCCACCACTTGTACCGCA
This is a stretch of genomic DNA from Mageeibacillus indolicus UPII9-5. It encodes these proteins:
- a CDS encoding FtsQ-type POTRA domain-containing protein; protein product: MKKKPQVKKDATGSLEAVSQAPVMNSDSLRTARVGLSGTPANDGMERETSGYPTNYPTSVSASSATSTASAVSQAQPVRRNVTGLPTTPSYATQGSYNLHSMPTTESPVRKVSVYPTATPGAANAPSAANVPGAANAPCAANGPGAANAPSAANVPGAANAPSAANVPGAANAPGAANAPGATVATPGAANAPSAANVPGAANVPGATNAPGATVATPGAANAPSAANVPGAANVPGATNAPSAANVPGATNAPGATVATEQPRPAKTKEELSPFQAHQMRLAQATQKESSKRHKRFLPRRLHVWTIRYGQYIAKRLAVYGIIAFVLAAISLLPQFYVKQITITGARYIDVKKILAVSGLHLNQHLFTGLGGNLEGWLRLRYSTAENNIKRLLPGIESVEIRPSFPGKLRFVVKERIGVAYLQLPGYVVVVDSEGVVLRIDEKAPEKVPLIVGVSESQVEVGKPINSNLRAAITNSILIMSNIIDSDDEAQDKWNFFSRLKSLRPINAETHYITIRLNNGREMEVKLGDVTNIQANIYWLRSAVKMGVFERLGKGLLDLSGKQKIYIPAEHFSVKSDLTQDILSNTPEYKSADPDHKAGKGDSENKSAVSTENGADNSAANGSDTNTKSSSGTTAENDSTTGERIPAKTDSQTDGYDDNNPSSSSDPSRNKPQNHKKMPAVTFPDNDFTNPTVYTGGNGGFN
- the murG gene encoding undecaprenyldiphospho-muramoylpentapeptide beta-N-acetylglucosaminyltransferase, whose amino-acid sequence is MIEQTARKDLTGTIFFSGGGTSGHIHPALAIATELRRQCPKLRIIFCGTSGGLEAKVVPQAGFDFIPVKAAPFPTRPSMRFFAACNEYRQGRKECTSLIKQYSPLAVIGTGGYVCAPMLGAAHKLKVPYLVHEQNAYPGRSNRLTAYHAAAVCLGFAAAERYFRTKGQIFVTGNPVRPEFFSLGTAVAKLGARRELELPLDRPIILISGGSLGARSLNLAALEWAKQQDSVVTAEKAQTTTYKGPYIILATGSRRYEAAKRMVQDWPDMPFLRIEPYLNNMPTYMAAADLIIGRAGAVTCAELAAMGKPSVLIPYPYAAGDHQTYNAQALVHGGAALMYADKDWNASTMQEVLTDFVQNASAWDERSTAAESLANRPAAAEIVEIIFKTMLK